In the Deferribacter desulfuricans SSM1 genome, GAGAAGAATTGGATATACGAAAAAAGAACATGTAAGCCATTCGTTTAGGCAGACAGCATCTACACTGTTGAATGAAATGGGTTGGCCTCCTTATGTAATTGAAAAACAATTGGCACATGAGGATAAAAATAAAGTTCGCAGAGCATATAACAAAGCCGAGTATTTAGAAATAAGGAAAGAAATGATGCAGTTTTGGGCAAATTATTTGGATGAATTAAAAAATGCTGAAAAACCTTTTTTAAAAAGAATAATAAACTCGGATAGTTTCATCGAAAACTTTAAAACAGAATACGTATCCACTTGATGCGGATACGTACATAATAATTGAATTAAATGTTAAATTGCTACATAGGCGGTATCTTCAATAAGCTTTTGAATATCACTCAGTTTCCAGAAACTTGATCTTCCCAGTTTAATTGGTTTTGGAAATATTCCTTTCTTAATTCCTTCATACCAAGTAGACCTGCCAACAGGAATGATTTCCAAAACATCCTTCAATCTTAAAAGCTTTTCTTGTACCATGGTTCCCCTCCTTCAAATTTATTACCCCCCCCCCATTCGAGGGCAATAATAAAAACAGGGGTGGTCAATATGATTTTTAGCTACGTTTAGTAAAAAATTTTATTTTTTATTTTTTAATTATGAACACTGGCTTATATTTTCCTATACGTTTAATAAACTCTTCAATTATGTAGGGATCTGAATATCCTAAATGTGATGGAAGAAATATTTCACTGCCCCCATGATCACTAAAATTTTCTGTGATATTAAGCCCTGTATTCCTAGCAAAGGCATTTACTACACTTTCTCCATTCTTCGTTTTTAAAAATACATTTTTTATTTTGTTATCAAAATTACGAGCAACTTGAAAATCCGTAAACAATCCCAAAATAAGATAATCATAAACTTTTATATCCTTAGTATATCTGTTTTTATACAGCATAGGTAAATTCATTTTAATTTCTGCTTCAGACAAGTTATCATTGAAAGGGCAGCTTAAAAGAGATACCTTATAAAATAACTCGTTATCGTATCTTGGTAATTTTGTTAAAAAAACACCCACAATATATCCAAATTTACCATCTCCGGATAAAAATAACCTATTATGAAGATGAGATTTTGCTATTTCTTCATTTAATTTGTTAATACCCATATAACTATTCATTTCTTCTATATAAATCTTTTTCCCCTCTTTATCATTTTCCCTTTCTTTGTACTGTAGCGACAAATACCTATATCTTGAGCAGCCCCGGTAAGCAGAGCTTAAATAAAGTAAGGTTATTGCATAATTTCTGTATTTTCCAATTTTCATCATTTTCTTAAATTTTGCTCAATTTTCTACTCAATTTTTATTGCTTTTTGGCTTTTTATTCCTTGTTCACCTCCTCAAATAACTCCAAATCATCTAAAATCCCTAATTTTGGGCGCAATACACCTTTAAAAACATAATCTGATTGCTTTTGTTACGTTAAAACATATCGATTTCATCAGAAATTCATACAACACCTTACGCAAACCCATATATCTCGATCTATTTAGACCATATTGACTCTTCAATGTACCAAAGCTACGCTCAATCCTATATCTCACCTGTTTACACAAATTATTTAGCTCTTTCTGTAACTCACTTAATTTCCCGCCCTTTGCCTTTTTATGCATAATAAAATCTTCTATATCCTTTGACTTCAATATATCTCGATTCTTCTTGCTACTATATCCCTTATCTGCAAATACCATTGGAACATTGTAACCCTTATCCCTTAACTCTGATATCAATGACTCTAAACAGCCTGATTCATGTACATTTGCTCCTGTCATATTTACTGCTAAAATAAAACCATCTATTGCATCACTCACTACATGCGCCTTGTAACCATAATAAACTTCATTTCCCTTCTTTAACCAACTAGCTTCCTCTTCTCTGGAATAGTTGATATCCACGCCCCCTTTCTTTGCTGTTTCTTCTTTTGATGAAGATTCTTCTTCATTTTTGGGCTCTATACACTTATCTGGACGACTTTTAGCTTCTATTACTGTAGCATCAACTATCACTCCTTTTTCTAAAATAAATCCAGATTGCTTGAGCTGTCTGTTTATTTCTTCAAATAATACCTTGTCCAAATTTAACTCACATAATCTCTTCCTGAATCTGCTTATTGTAGAATGATCTGGTACAGCATCTTCCATCGATAATCCCACAAAATCCGTAAAACTTAATCTGTCATGTAAGGCTCCCTCTATCTCATAATCACTTAAATTGTACAAATTCTGCAAAAATACTATCTTGAACAGTAATAACGGTGGATAGGCTGGTTGACCACTCGCATTCTCTGTGTATTTGTACTTCTTTTTTAGCTTTTTCTCGATCTTTGAAAAGTTTATTAACTCATTTAACAGTCTTAATCTATTACGCTTTTGTTTTGATAATTTATCTTGAGCTGCTATGTCAGATACTGTCATCCCTTTTATCTCTTTTGAAGGCATAATTACCTCCCTCTTTATTTAAAATTAAGCATATTTTAACAGAAAATAGATTAAATATCAATATGTTATCTAAATTTTACTGTGCAACACCCTTAACTCATTATAAGAATTTCAACACAGATGAACAAAAATCATTCGAAAGTTTAAAGAAGAAGTTTTTAGATAGATTTTCACATTTTGATGAAAAGGATCGTTTTATAGAACGTTTAAGAGGTCAAAAAAGATTTAATCCATCCTATCATCTAAGACAAATTCTTTCAATTTTTGAATACTATTCGGATGTAAATTGTATGGAAGTTATGAGGAACTGTATAAAATATAATGTTTTTAGCTATAACTTAGTAAAAGCATTAATTCAAAAATATCCTTTAAAACAGGATGTATTAAATTTTACAAAACAAGAATTACCCTCGAAGAATGTAAAGAGAGATTTATTGGAGTATAGTTATGGGCAGAAATGAAAATTTGAAGGTAGCGATAGAATATTATTGTAAATTACTGTCTTTGCCCTTGATAAAAGAGATTTATATGAAAGAGGCAGAAGAAGCGGCAAAGGGCAAAATATGTTATCAACAATTTTTGTATAACGTATTAAAGCAACAGGCAGAAATGAGATTGGATAATTCTATTAAGAGAAGAATTAAGAAGGCCAAATTTCCATTTTTCAAGACGATAGAGGAGTATGATTTTAGTTTTCAGCCGGAGATTGATGAGAAATTGATTCGAGAATTAAGTGAATTACATTTTATGGAAGAAGCAAAAAATATTTTGTTTGTAGGCCCTCCTGGAGTAGGTAAAACGCATTTGGCAGTAGGGATTGGAATAAAAGCAGCGATGATGCGAAAGAGGGTCTTATTTTATAATACAGAAGAGTTAATGACAGAATTAATAGCTGCTAAAATAGGTAATAAAACAGCAGAATATATAGAATCATTATCAAGGATAGATTTGTTAATAATAGATGAATTGGGTTATTTAGAAATAGAGAAATCAGCTTCATCGTTATTTTTCAAATTGATATCAAGAAGATATGAAAAGAAATCTACAATAATAACTACAAATAAACCTTTTGAAGAATGGAATGATATATTTGGGGATGAAATAGTTGCGGCAGCTATATTGGATAGGTTATTGCATCACAGCTATCCGTTCTTGATAAATGGTAAAAGTTATAGAATGAAAGAACTTTTTAAAAATGATAATTAAAATAAATGTTAACTCTTTTAATAAAATAGGGTGGGTCAAAATTCGTGAAAAAAACGGGTCAATTTTCATGATAATTGACAAATGGTTATTTCAAAGGGTTGATTATGTATTTGACATTATATCTTAATGTTAGCGTATAAACGATTTAAATTGATTTAATAATGAACGGTAACAGAGGCTTTATCTGTGTTATATAGTCAGTTCTATTGATAGTGTTGATGCCAAAATTTTATTTGCAATAGTAGATAATTTGAAACCATCTACGAGCGTAATAACAGGTGAATTCACTAGGTAAATTGATATATATAACCTTAAATGATAGTTGACAGTTGTATCTATTTTACCATTTTAGAGGGTTATTTTTTAGAAAAACTTGGCACGGTCTTAACACCACTAAAATTGTTGTCAATATTAGAAAAATTAGTTAGAGAAAACAAAAACCCCAACTTGGGGCTTGGCACGTATGAAACCACCAAAAATGAAGACGATTCTACTAAAATTAACCACGAAATAAATAAACAAATTAACGAAATTGAATAACTTGTAGGTGCTGATATTAGAACTATTAAATGTAAACCTAAACTATACCCTGAAAAAGAAGCGAGGGTATTGCACAGAAATAGACGCTAAATATACTAAATTGCTTCGCTAACGCTCGCAATGACCATTCTCCCAGTCATTGCGAGGAGCAAATGCGACGAAGCAATCTCATGATGATGATAATTATAAACAAGTTAGTCTATTGTGCAACATCCTCGAAGCATTTTTGTTATTCATATGCCTATCTAATTTAGTAACAAATGAAAAAGCTACGATATGCTATTGATAAGATTTTTAATGTAAAACATTTATTGTTATAATAAGAACATAGTGCAACTAATTTTGTGTAAGATTTTTATCCTCCTGTAATCTACCATATTTTTCAGCCCTTTTATTTCTCAATACTGCTAGAAAATAATCCCAATGTTTCATCTTTCGGGATTTGTAACTGCCATTCATCTCTAATATTACTAAAAATAATACCTTCTCTAACGCTTTCTTATCATTAAATACCTCTATAACTTTCGTCCTCCTTTTAACTTCTTTATGAAACCTTTCTAATGGATTGGTAGTATAAATATAAGGCCTCATTAAAGCTGGATATTTTAAATATGTCATTAATTCTGGTAAATCCTTTTCCCATAAAGCAATCATTTCTGGATATTTTACTGACCATTTCTTGCAAAATTCTTTATATTTATTCAAAAATCCTTCTTCAGTTTCTTGCATATAAATATTTTTCATATCTTCTGTTACTGCACTCTCATCATATTTGCGTATCTTGGATAATGAGCTTCTTACCTTATGAACTACACAACTCTGAAAATCTACCTTAGGATAAACTTCTAATACCGCTTCTTTTATACCTTTTAATCCATCTGCAATTACTAATACTGGTTCTTGTAATCCCCTTTCCCTTAGCTCATATAACAGTTCTTTCCAGTTTAATGCACTCTCTCCACTGCCACCAAATAAATAAAAGGAAAGTATCTCTTTATGCCCTTCCTCATCTATACCCATAACTGTATAAACAACTTCACTTGATACTGTATCTCTTCTCAATTTTAAGTATGTCCCATCTATAAACAAAACTGGATACCAACGGTCAAATCTTCTATTATGATACTTTTCTATTTCTTCCAATATATCATCTGTTATTTTGCTTACCCACCTGGGAGAATACTTTTGACCAAGCAAATTTTCCAATGTGCGGACTATATCTTTTGTTGAACAACCACCTTGATACATAGATAATACTATTTCATCCAATTCAAATGTTGTGCGTTTGTATGGCTCTAAAAATGATGGATGAAACTTGGTTCTTCTTGTCCTTGGTATTTTTACTCCTTCTATCTTACCAAAAAACGTATCAAAATTTCTTGTATAATGACCATTTTTACTGTCTTCATTAACCGTACAATGGATCTCTCTTTCTATTTCTCCAAGCTTTTCTAAAAAATTAACAAATTGTTGTGACATAAATTCCATAAAAACTTCTCGAATATCCTTTCTTTTTTCAAACAATTCAGCTAAATTATAATTATTCATTGGGGTATACCTCCTTCTTCTGTTTTTATGGGTATTAGTAGATTACAGGAGGTATACCTCTTTTTCAATTCTTACACAAAATTCTTATACACTACCAATAAGAACGATTGAAATGAAAAAAATTACAATGATATAATAACAACGTAAGCATTTAAAATTAAATTTGCAATCAGTTAATGTTATGTTAAAATATTTATTAATGGAGGTTTGTAATGGCTAAGAAAAATAGCAATAATAACGGTGAATCTTTTGAACAAGGGCTTTGGAAAGCCGCTGATAAATTAAGGAAGAATATTGATGCTGCAGAATATAAGCATGTAGTATTAGGTTTAATATTTTTAAGGTATATATCAGATGCTTTTGAAAACTTGTATGAAAAGCTAAGCGAGGGTGAAGGGGATTATGCTGGAGCTGATCCGGAAGATATAGATGAATACAGAGCTGAAAATGTGTTTTTTGTACCAAAAGAAGCAAGGTGGGGAGTATTTAAAAGCTAACGCCAAGAATCCGGAAATTGGTAAATTAATAGATAATGCGATGGATATTATAGAAAAGAAAAATCCATCGTTAAAAGGGGTATTACCAAAAGTATATGCCAAAGGGAATCTTGACCCCATAAGTCTTGGTGGGCTTATAGATCTATTTAGCAACATTGCATTTGACGAAGCAAAAGAAAGAAGCGCAGATATCTTAGGGCATGTATTCGAGTATTTTTTAGGGCAATTTGCACTTGCAGAAGGTAAAAAAGGTGGACAATTCTATACCCCAAGAAGTGTTGTTGAGCTTTTGGTAGAAATGCTTGAGCCATACAAAGGGAGAGTGTTTGACCCTTGCTGTGGTTCCGGTGGTATGTTTGTACAATCAGAAAAATTTGTGCAGGAGCATCAGGGAAGGATAGATGATATTTCCATATACGGTCAGGAAAGCAATCAAACAACATGGCGACTTTGTAAAATGAATCTTGCCATAAGAGGGATTGATAGTTCGCAGGTGAAATGGAATCCGGAAGGTTCATTTTTAAACGATGTCCACAAAGACTTAAAAGCTGATTTTGTGATAGCAAATCCACCTTTTAATGACAGCGACTGGAGCGGAGAACTACTGAGAAGTGATGTAAGGTGGAAATACGGCGTCCCTCCTGTCTCAAATGCAAATTATGCATGGATTCAGCACTTTATTTTTCACCTGGCACCACATGGAAAAGCCGGATTTGTTTTGGCAAAAGGGGCATTAACAACGAAACAAAAAGATGAGTATGAAATAAGGAAAAATATGATTGAAGATGATATTATAGACTGTATTGTAAACCTTCCTCCTAAACTATTTTTAAATACCCAGATACCAGCTTCTTTGTGGTTTATCAGGAAAAACAAAACAACTAGAAAGGGGCAAATCCTGTTTATTGATGCAAGGGATATGGGGCAGCTAATAAACAGAAGAAATCGTGTATTAACCCCGGAAGAGATAAGAAAAATTGCGGACACCTATCACAAATGGCAAAAGGAAGATGAAAGTTATGAAGATATAAAGGGGTTTTGTAAATCTGCTACCATGGAGGAAGTCAGAGAGCTTGATTATGTTTTAACACCCGGTCGCTATGTGGGGCTTGCTGATGAAGAAGATGATTTTGATTTTGAAGAAAGGTTTAAAAAGCTAAAAGCCGAGTTTTTAGAGCAGTTAAAAGAGGAAGAAAGGCTCAATAAGCTAATACTGGAAAATCTGGAAAAAATAGAAATAAATAAATATGAAGGATAAAGGATGAACAGTGAAAATCAACTTGTCATTTTTGAAGACAAAGATAAAAAAGTTGAAGTCAGATTAGAGAAGGAAACAATATGGTTAAACCTTAGTCAAATTTCAACACTTTTCGACAAAGATAAATCTGTTATTTCAAGACACATTAAAAATATTTTTGAATCCGGAGAATTAAATAGGGGGTCAACTGTTGCAAAATTTGCAACAGTTCAAATAGAGGGAAAAAGAAAAGTAAAAAGGACAATTGAATATTTTAATCTTGATGTCATAATATCTGTTGGCTATCGTGTAAACTCAAGAAAAGCTACTCAATTTAGAATCTGGGCTACAAATGTTTTGAAGAACTATCTTATAAAAGGGTATGCAATAAATGAAAAAAAACTCACACAAGAAAAACTTAAAGAACTAGAAAATACAATTAAATTTATAAAAGAAAACATTAATACACCTTCACTTACAGCATCTGAAGCAAAAGGGATGCTTGAGATTATAGAAAAGTATGCTTTGGTGTGGAGATGGATAGAAGAGTACGACACAGGAAAGATTGAAGCAAAAATTACGAGAGAGGTTAAAAAAAAGATAAGTTATGAAGATGCAAAAGAGGCAATAGAAGAACTTAAAAATTATTTAATAGAAAGAAATGAAGCGTCAGAAATTTTTGGAATTGAACGGGATAGAGGGCTTTTTGAAAGTGCATTAAATAACATTTATCAAAGTTTTTCAGGCAAAGAGCTTTATCCATCCTTTGAAGAAAAAGCGGCAAATCTGTTATATTTGATTATAAAAAATCATCCATTTGTTGATGGTAACAAAAGGATTGGGGCTTTGCTATTTTTGAAGTTTTTATACGAAAACTTATCAAAAGAGGAGCTATTTCATAGATTCAACAGTAATACTTTAACTGCTTTGTGCTATCTTGTAGCTGCAAGCCCCCCAGAGCAAAAAGAGCAATTAATAAAACTTATAATGAATTTCATAGCGTTTGAAGGGTGAAATGTGAAGGATGAAGTGTGAAGTATGAAGTATGAAAATCAGTTATTAATTTTAGGGATACTGTTTCCATTTTGGAAGAAGTTGAAATTTTATAAAAATTCAACCTGTGCAATTTTGGAACAGGTTGCTTTATCTTTATATGAAATAAAATAAGTTAATAAAGGAGATTATGAAGTTAGAGAAGGTTTTACATCAACCAGAAAACAGAAAGCTTGAATTTAAAGAAACATTGCCAAATAAATCTGATTTATGTAAAACCGTTATATCATTTGCCAATGATGCCGGCGGTGAACTTTATATTGGCATCAAAGACAATCCGAGAGAAGTAATTGGAGTGCCGGAAGAAGATTTATTACAGATAGAAGAAATAATTAGTAGTACTATTCATGATAATTGCTATCCTCTTATTTTGCCAGAAATTTTATTTGCGAATTACAATGGGAAATATGTTGTAATAGTTAAAATATTCAAAGGCAATACTCCACCATATTATCTGAAAAGCAAAGGAAAAGAAAATGGAACCTTTATTAGAGTTGGTTTAACAAATCGTCTTGCCAATAAAGAGATTATTGAAGAATTAGAAAGACAAAAGCAAGGCATATCATTTGACTCGTTGCCTGTATATTCAAAAAGTGTAGATGAGTTGGATATTTCACTTTTTGCCCATCAGTTCGAAGAAACTGTAGGGGAGAAATTAACTAAAACCATTTTAAATAAACTAAATCTGGTAGTTAAAGACCAGAATAGACAGTTTCCCACAAACGCTTTAATATTGTTATCAAACGATGAAATTAGAAATAAACTTTTCCCCTTTGCAAAAATAGAGTGTGCAAGGTTTAAAGGAACTATACCCGGAGATTTTATTGACCAAAAGACTATTGATGAGCCTTTGAGTTTTCAGGCAGAAGAAGCCTATAAATTTGTTTTAAGGCATATTTCTCAAGGCTCGACATATGAAGGAGTTTATAGGAAAGACAGGTGGGAGTATCCAGTTATTGCCATTCGTGAAGTTATAAGAAATGCGGTAATTCACAGAGACTATTCTTTAAAGGGCAAAGACATAAAAATTGCCATTTTTGACGATAAAATTGAGATTACAAGCCCCGGTAAATTAATGCCTACTATTGACTTTGACGATATGGAATCTGGCCAGTCAGACATAAGAAACAAAGTTCTGGCATCAGTGTTTAAAAAACTTGGTATTATCGAACAATGGGGAAACGGATTAAGATTAATTGCTGATGATTTAAGAAAATATCCGGAAATAAAATTTGAATGGAGTGAGCCTGGAATTTCCTTTAGGGTAACATTTAGAAAAATAAACTACAGTCCAGAAACCAAAAAAACTGCTTTAACAGAATCTGCGGACGATTACGGCCGATTACGGACGGTTGCGGACGATTACGAACGATTACGAACGATTGCGAATGATTACGAACGATTAACGTTGGAAGAGAAGGAGATATTACTTTATATTTTAGATAACGGAAAAATCACAAGGAAGAAAGCAACTGAAATCCTTAATATTCAAAAAACCAAAGCACACAAAATTTTAAGCTCATTAGTTGAAAAAAATCTTATTCAAAGACAAGGAAAAGGTAGAAGCACATATTATGTTTTGAAGAATTAAGAATTAAGGAGGATAAAAAAAAGAATTTTTAAATAATAAGGGGACCTGTTAGAAATGGACGAAGAAATAATACGAATTGAAGACATTAAAACCAAAATTCATACCATAAGAGGTGTTCAGGTAATGCTTGATAGTGACCTTGCAAAACTTTATGGTGTAGAAGTTAGAGTTTTGAATCAGGCGGTAAAAAGGAATAAAGAAAGATTCCCCGAAGATTTCATGTTTCAACTTACAAAAGAAGAATATGAATCTTTAAGATCACAAATTGTGATCTCAAGTTGGGGTGGGAGACGATATCTTCCCTATGCCTTTACTGAGCAAGGCGTAGCAATGCTTTCAGCAGTATTGAGAAGTAAGACCGCAATAGATGTAAGCATAAAAATAATGAAGGCATTTGTTGCTATGAGAAAATTTATCATTAAAAACGCTGAAATCTTTTCCCGTTTGGAAAAGATTGAATATAAACTAACAGACCATGATAAAAAATTTGAGGTATTATTCAAGGCTCTTGAGAGCAAAGAAGAAAGCCCCACACAAGGCATATTCTTTGATGGACAAATTTTTGATGCTTACAAATTTGTTAGTGATTTAATCCGTTCAGCAAACAAATCTATTATTTTAATAGATAATTACATAGATGAAAGCGTGTTTACTTTATTAACTAAAAGAAAACCAGATGTAAAAGCTATTATATTCGTTGGAAAAATAACAAAACAGATTAAACTGGATCTAAAAAAACACAATGCTCAGTACCAACCTGTTGAAGTAAAGGAACTCAAAAATATACACGATAGATTTTTGATAATAGATAATAAAGATGTTTATCACATTGGGGCGTCACTAAAAGACTTAGGCAAAAAAGTATTTGCCTTTTCAAAAATGAATAAGGAAGGATTGAAAATTTTGGAGAGGGTGAAAAATGACTGAAAAAGTACCCAAAGGGTGGAAAAGAGTTAAGCTGGGAGATGTGGCTGTTATTAATCCTTCTGAGATATTAAAGAAAGGTACGCTTGCCAAAAAAGTTCCAATGGAAGCTTTACATCCTTTCACTAAGAAAATTTCCATTTATGAAATAAAACCATTTAATGGCGGGGTAAAATTTAGGAATGGTGATACTTTGGTTGCAAGAATTACACCGAGTTTAGAGAATGGGAAGACAGCTTATGTTGATATCTTAGAAGAGAATGAGATAGGTTTTGGATCTACAGAATTTATTGTCTTAAGAGAAAAAAAGGGTCTATCTGATAGTCATTTTTTATACTATTTTGCTATTTCACCTGAGTTTAGGGATGTTGCTATAAAATCAATGACAGGGAGCACAGGAAGACAGAGAGTACAAACAGATGTTGTTTTTAATTACAAGTTTCTATTTCCTCCCCTTTCCGAACAAAAAGCCATAGCCTCTGTGCTTTCATCTCTTGATGATAAAATAGACCTGCTGCAGCGCCAAAATCAAACACTTGAACAAATGGCTGAGACTCTTTTTAGAAAGTGGTTTATAGAAGACGCAAAAGAGGATTGGGAAGAAAAACCTTTAGATACAATAGCAAACTTTTTAAATGGTCTCGCTTGTCAAAAATATCCTCCAAAGAATAATTTTGATAAACTACCTGTTTTAAAAATTAAAGAATTAAAAAACGGCTTTAGTGAAAATTCAGATTGGGCTACTTCTGATGTTCCTTCTGAATATATTGTTGTTAATGGTGATGTCATTTTTTCTTGGTCTGGTAGCTTAATTGTAAAAATATGGGATGGTGAAAAATGCGTTTTAAATCAACATCTTTTTAAAGTTACATCTGAAAAATATCCAAAGTGGTTTTATTATTTTTGGATTAAATATTATTTGCAACAATTCATTACAATTGCTGAAAGTAAAGCTACAACAATGGGGCACATAAAAAGAGACGATTTATCAAAGGCATTAGTATTAGTGCCTCCAGATGAAGAGCTTTTAAAGATGGACAAAGAAATATCTCCATTTATTGAAAAAATTATTGCTATAAATAATCAAATTCGCACCCTTGCAAAATTAAGAGATACACTTTTGCCAAAGCTAATGAGTGGAGAAGTGAGGGTGAAATTATGAATTACAACAAAATTTTACCTATCCCAAACGTTCCTCAAGAAATAATTGATGCAGTTAATTATAAAAAGTTAGCTGTTTTTATTGGGGCTGGAGTATCAAGGCTTTTAGGGAGTGCAGGTTGGGATGAACTGGCATATAATCTTATCAAGACTTGTTTTGAAAAAAAACTTATTAATTATAGAGAGTCTGACTCTTTAAAACAACTTAAAGACCCTAAAAAAATAATTACTATTTGCTATCATCTTTTAAAAAAAAGTAATAATAAAGAAATTTATTATAAAACACTTGAAAATGCTATTAAAGCTAATACAGACCGTCTAAATTCACAAAATATTTATGATGAAATATATAGACTAAGAGCTTTATTTATTACAACAAATATTGATAGTCATTTTCATAAATACTTTGAACCAGCTAACATTGTATTTAAAGAAAATGAATTTATACCCTCAAATATTGATAGAAATAAACTTTATCATATACATGGCTGCTTAGAAAAAGATAGAAATTCCATTATTTTTACAGTTCCTGATTATATTAAGAGATACAACCAGGAAAAATTTAATAATTTTCTGAAAAAAATTTTTGAAGAATATATAGTATTGTTTTTAGGATATGGATTAGCGGAATTTGAATTACTTGATTTTTTGATAACAAAATCTGAAAAACGGTCGAAATATAAGGAATTAAAACATTTTATACTTATTCCATTTTATCGTGGCGAGGAGAACATACTTTCATTTGAACGTTATTATTATAATTCTATGGGTATTGAGGTTATCCCTTATGAAAAAGATGAAAAGGGATATGAACAACTTTATGAAGTTTTAAAAAATTGGAATGAAGAAATTAATCAGGTTTCTGGATACTTATATGATACTTATGAGTATTTAGAAAAATTCGCAAATAACTATGAAAAATCTGAGGAAGATAAAGTTTTTCAACTTATAAAAAATGATGAGCCTCAAAGGCATTATTTTTTTAAATGTCTTGCTTCTACGAGT is a window encoding:
- a CDS encoding restriction endonuclease subunit S, with protein sequence MTEKVPKGWKRVKLGDVAVINPSEILKKGTLAKKVPMEALHPFTKKISIYEIKPFNGGVKFRNGDTLVARITPSLENGKTAYVDILEENEIGFGSTEFIVLREKKGLSDSHFLYYFAISPEFRDVAIKSMTGSTGRQRVQTDVVFNYKFLFPPLSEQKAIASVLSSLDDKIDLLQRQNQTLEQMAETLFRKWFIEDAKEDWEEKPLDTIANFLNGLACQKYPPKNNFDKLPVLKIKELKNGFSENSDWATSDVPSEYIVVNGDVIFSWSGSLIVKIWDGEKCVLNQHLFKVTSEKYPKWFYYFWIKYYLQQFITIAESKATTMGHIKRDDLSKALVLVPPDEELLKMDKEISPFIEKIIAINNQIRTLAKLRDTLLPKLMSGEVRVKL